AGTGCCGTTTACCACCCTCGGAGGCGTcgtccgctcgcggcggactgGGTCAAAGGGAGATGAGCGCGATTGTCGCTGGGCGGGGGCGCGACTTCATCCGGCGCTCTTCAGCATCCTCGGATTCCGCCGCGGTGCTGGACtcgacgcagcaggcggagccAGAGCTGCAGGCCAGGTCGCCGCACGACAGATGCAGTCAGTCCGCGCGCCTGAATGCGCTCTTCGCTTGCGACCCTGCGAGACCCCTCTCAGAGTCGACCCGCCAcgcccagcgccgcccgGGGCGAAACGGCTCAACTCACTGGGATGCCGACCTCAGACGCGCTAGAGACGCCCCGCTACTCAAAAAAAGTTGCAACAGTATGTACCTGCGGCACAGCGCTGTGGCGGATTGGACAGACACTTtgtccgcggcctctgcgatTCCTCCCGACGGGCCGTGGCAGCCCCTGGCGACTCCCCTGGAGGGCAAAAGCGAGCCGATCCAGTGCCCCcctgtcgccggcggcatGCCCGCGCGCTCTGCCGAAGACCTGGATCTGCGCGCCTTCAACAGAAACGCGCATATCGCAGGCTCGCATCCGATGCAGAGCCCCGTCTGGAGCCGCCCTTGTCCCCCGCCAGCCGCAGAAAGAGTCAACACACATTTCGAGCCTTGCTGCAGCAAAGTCTCCGCCGAGCTCCGTACACAGGGCCAACGTGCAGACGCGCTTCCAGCGCTAGGGGGGGAGGTCGTTTTCGCGAGAGGCcccagctgctgctgtggcAGCGCCGAGGAGCCCAGAGAGTGCCTTCTGAAGCGAGATCGAGCTGTGCAAAGTTCCCCTGAGCTACTcagcgcagctgctcgctgGCCTCCCGCGACGGCAGTGTCAAGCTGCGCAAGCGACGGCCTCCGccacgcggcagcgaggaagcgagctGCCGAGTACTGCGAGACGGGTTCCTCACCCGTGGCGAGGCCCTgcacggagagacagaggtcGGGAGATATTGACAGCTTCTTGAACTGCGATCAAAGCGAGAAGCCGCAAGGCAATTCAGCCCAAAGATCCACACTCCCATATTTCGCTGCTCCATCTAAAACGGGCGACCTCGGTAGCAGCCAGCGAGGCCCGGTAGTATGTGAGACTGCGTGCTCGCCGCTACATACGGAACAGTCTGCGCCCAGCCAGCCAGGGAGTGAAAagcgcgttcgccttctctcgcgctcttctgGGGAGACCTCTCCTGCGGACCTCGGCAGCGCCACCAGTTCGGGCGAAATCCATTACGGGTCTCAGAAGCCAGGGCACGCCCGACAGCGTTCAtcgcgcgcgtcgcacgGAGGCGCGACTGATGTTGCCACAGGTACTTCGCCAGTTCGTCGCAGAGACGTCTCCGCGGGAGGCTCGCCGAGGGATTCGAGCTCTGACACATCCAACAGGGCTGCGGGGCTGGAGGATCGATCCCCAGCGGCTTCAgggccgctgcagagagtcCGTGGAGACGCATTTGCACTGCCATCAGTAGATGCGTCTTCTGAGGAAGACATCGGCCTCGCTCAGGTCTCCCCAGAGGATTCTGGGCGGCCCTGTCCCCTGGCGCAGCCGGGGGGACTAGACCTAGCGGATCTATGTCAACAGGATGTGTTGAGAGACCTCCTGTGCAGTGAAGGTTCGAAACTGGAAACGACAGTACTGCCCACGACGCAAGATGTGCCGCACGGGGCTGCGTCCAGCCAAGGTGAGGTGTGTTGAGGCGGATACGGGCGTCTGTGTGCTGTGAGCTTGTGAGGAGTCTTCACATCAGACGATGAGGGCACGTAAGAACGACACATGACCCCGCAGTTTGCGGCAGGATTCTGAGTGAGAAGGAGGTCGTTTCGGCCATTGCAGCTCAAGCCACGGCATGTCGCTCACTCGAACGATGCCCCCCCAGTTTGAAGACGAgagcctctttctctccacGAAGCTCACCGCTAACGTGTGCTCACAACGATTTAGATTTGCCTCCTGTTGCGTGccttccgcaggcgctgcagacagccGAAACGCTTGCAAGCACATCATTCTCACGCTGAACGAGGCGCTTCAGAAAATCGGCGGTTTGAGgcaagcggcggcgaagcctgCGCTTCCTCATGATCCGCAGAGGCTGTCCAGGTACCGCCTCGGGGTAGCCGTCTTCTCACAGCTGTCGGGGCTCCCACACACCCCGTACTCGAAGCGCCACAAAAAAGGGCTTACTGCCACTAAAGCGACGCCTGCAGACTTTGTCGGTGACGGTCTCCATATACTGAAAACCGATCTGTGGTCGATTCTTAACACGCACCGTGACTGCATTCTCACTCCCATTTGAAACCCTAGACGCTGAAACAGGGTTTTGCAGTGCCGCACTGCCGCTGCCACCGAGCACCGGGAAGCGGTGGCTGGAAAACACGGATCACGACCACGCGGGTCGCGGGGTGCCAAGGTCAAGCATTTCGAATTGATAGACCTTGCCTTTCTGCGCTTTActgcagagaggagggcaTCGAGAATGCTTTGAGCACCGTGTCCAGCTGGCTGGAGTCCCCCTGTGCCTTGGGCAGCAGAGCGCAGCACCACCGACTTGCAAACCCGAggggaaggccgcgccccgccgcccAAGTTACAGAGTCTTCCATCAGCCGCCACCACCTGAGTCTGGAGCTAAAAGAAGTGCAAGAAATGCTTTTAAGACTGATGGAGCCGGATATCGAGACGCCGCCAACCAAGAAAACGCGGGAAAAGCCTGGTTTGCCGTCTGATGACGCGCCCTTCTCTCCGCCCACGCCAGGCTgcggagaaagcgaaggccTGGAAAGCACACACCTTTGTCGATGCCGCAGCGCGGGCCCtccagcggaggcgcttccCGCTTCGAGGGCGTGCCTTCAGCGGCGCAGAACTGACGCGATgtcgcggcctgcgctcCCACTCGCTGAAGACAGTCTGGCAACCGGTCGTCACTCATTGTCGATCTTCGAAAGCCGCGtcagagggcggcgcgcttcCATTGGCGGAGCATCCCCTTCTTCCATGAGGAGTCAGCCACACCCACACGCCACACGATTCCAGACGCTtcccctcgctcgcgcgtcaACTTCAGCActgggagagagacgcgctgaagcgcgcgcacacggcgcgggcgccacgGGAAGAAACGAAAGATCGAGTTCGCTGAGGCGAGCGcgttcgctgccgccagtTGCAGCATCGCACAAAGCCAGGCGACAAACGTCCCCAGAAGGTCCTCctcaggccgcgcggcgccccttACCGGCATCAGGGCACGCTTCCGCGCCCGTACAGCTCTCCCAGGCTCAGCAGCGGTCTTTGAAGCCCGCGGATCTGCCGCGCACAGCCCCGCTGCACCCGGGGCGGAGTGGGGTCTGCGGCAGGGTGTGGCGTCGACTCTCTTCGAACGACCCCACGCGTAAGGCGCCGACTCACCTGGAGACTTGGCTGCGGACGCCAGCGTGCATGCAGGGTGCTCAAAACAGAACTGACTGCTGTGCAGTTTGTTTAGGTAGCCACTAGGGCCTGGCGAGCCCTGTGTGAATCAGACCGGGCGGCGCGTGAAGTGCCTCGTGTGGGCGTGTCCGCAAAttccctcttctctcgcgtgcaGGACAGCCGCCAGACTGCAGCGTTTCGACGGCGAGCACCGCCTCCGAGCCCGTGGAGGCCGCCCTATGGGCAGCAAAATCCCGGCGAgccggcgagaagagaaaaacggagCGAGCCTCGCTGCGCACCGACGAGTGCCTTCTCTACTGCTCGCGGGCACCGCCccagcgcgcgccgtcgtcgctggaGGTTGAGCGTCAGTCTGACATCCCTTGGCCTTcgcgaagcgaaggaaaaGAAGGCTGGGGCggtggcgcggaggcctcggttggcggcgcgcgcgtcgcgaggCGAGATCAGAGGGGACCTAGTTCGTCTCCGAAACGaggtctgcggcgtcgagcaAGCGGCCACCGGGGACGAAACGAAGACTGGTGTCTGCCcggcgagacagcgagcgcgTCAGATCGGCTGAAGCCGCTTCCAGTCACGTCTAGGAGATCCCAGTTGCAGCTGCCTCCTGGTCAGCACGCGAAGAGCGCCCCCACCGGGTCAGTGGCCCCCccggcgtcgaggccgcaCCGActgctcgcggccgccgacctGCATCCGCTGCCTTCCAGCCGACGGGCGTGCCCAGGGGCGAGAAGAGCTCTGAGGCAGAGCctctcctgcagcgcgcgcccggGGCCTCGAGACCCGCTCTGTCCCCACCAGGGACTTGTCGCCCTGCAGACCCCGCTTCCCCGGGGCTCCTCCGCGCAACGCTGGGGCCGACCCGCCAGCTGTGGACTGCCTGACTCCCGCACGTCTCCAGGCCGGCGACACCGCCTAGGCGAAGGCactccgccttcgctcgtGCGTTCCGCGGAGAGtctccgcggagagcgacagacCCCCGCGGCGGTTGAGGCGTCGctgacgaggcagacgccaaaccgcgccgctcgagagaggcgaagccaCAGTCAGCAGCGCACTCGCGCCCCCTGCCCAGGGAGGCAGGACCCGATGGACGCCCTATCCCAGCGAAGGCCTCCGGAGGCGTCAACGAAGTCGCAGAGAGGAGTCATGCCGTCGCAGAGCCGCCAGAGGAGCTTCGCGCGAGTGAGTCAGGAATCAGAACGTGCAGCACTCCGAGCGAGTGAATGCGCGCAACGCGCACCCGGCGTGCAGATTCAGCTATCCACAGAGAGGGCTTGCATGGAAGCCAACGAGAGGACAGCTGCGTCCAGATCGCTCCACACCGCCTGCCAAACGTCTCCACTGCCGCAAAGGGACTCGGGCGGAAAGCACGCACAGGCGAAGCCGAGCGGACTGCCGGCACTCGAAGCGTCTGCCggcgggagagagggaaTGGCTCGCGAAGGTGATCCCAGCTCCGTCGAAGAGGGCGCAGCGTTCTGTGGATCTCGCGATGCATATctcagcagcgccgcaggcacaCATTCCTCACCTTTCTGGCAGGCATGCGAGGACGGGAACCCCACGGGAACCGCCGGCCCCAAGCAGcaggccccgcccccccacAGCCGGCTGCTCCATGTTAGTCCACAATGTAGAAGCTGTGTGAAAACGGCTGAGGCGTCAGCCGACAGGAAGCAGCCGTGCGCGCCTGAGAACCCTGCGCCGGGGACGGATGGGCTAGAAACGCGGCTAGAGAGGTCTGCAAAGGATCGACTTTTAGACCCCAAGCCGTGCGCCTTCCCAGTGCGCAGCATGAGAGCGCGGGTCCACGCAAGCGTGAAGCATCGCAAGAGtgaagaagctgcggcaAGTCTCTTGCCAAAGGGCGAGCAGGCTGAGATCTGGGACGAttcctcctcgctccctGGCAGTGCCTCTGACTCCCCCGCCAGGGTCGCCTGCGAGCTGCTGTCTCAGCAAGAGAAGGAGGCCCGCGaacccgcgccgcgcactcACCGGCAACCGCCCTCTTCACGGAACAGACGTGGCGCGTCCTGGACTTCCAGCGAGTCGCCTGGACGCGCCGACGAGTCCCTCTTCGCCTGGGGCCGCTCAGGAGAGACCCGCAGGGCTGCCTCAGCCTGCGAGAGCGATGACAGGCTCGGGCGCTCTGCAGCATCCGCGTTCGACTCGTGTGCATGCTGCGGCAGCACCTGCTCAAACGCAGCAGCCGATCAGGCTTCCTGCCAGATAGAAAGAGCGGCGGGGAGTCTTTCACACAGCCCACAGTCGGCTGGCGGAGTGCAGCGCATCGCAGAGGACTCAGAGCTCGAGATGCAGGCCAATGAGTGTTGCCTTGCCGACCCGTTCCTGGAAGGCAGTCGCGATCAGAAATTCGCGAAAGACCGTGACGGGGACACAACAACATGGGAAGCGACAACGCATTCTACGGACTCGGTGCTCGAGGTTGACATGCGTGGCGCGCTCACGCCGACAAAGCAGTATGTGGGGTCGCGTGGATTCTTGTGTATCGTGTGTATGCTTGGATGAAGGTGCCTCTGAAGGTCTGAAGGACGCCAGACGCACCGACCCACGCCTCTGATGGGGAATTCAGTTAGATCCCGTCGTTTCTTCAAACTTGCTCGCCAGCCTCACCTTAAGGTGCTAGCCACGCACAGACCCGGGGGAcagagcgcgccgccccaaCGAGACAGCGCCTGAGCACTTCTCGACTCTTTTGTGAGAGCCCAGCAGGCCCGCTGTGTGCGATTGTGTTGGTAGCGGGCCTATGTGGctggttttcttcttttACGCTTAGAAGGCggtgcgcgaggcggcaaCAGGATTTCGCTGACTACTTGGCTCGCCGCTACGGAGAATGC
This DNA window, taken from Besnoitia besnoiti strain Bb-Ger1 chromosome III, whole genome shotgun sequence, encodes the following:
- a CDS encoding hypothetical protein (encoded by transcript BESB_045710), yielding MDAPLQQLIESMDFPTDGIMSDTDAESGSERLLNSAHLAPAWKPGILPGPFSNIERGRVIGRGLTSGRQEHPALGADRFRLSSLRPPFEPDGRSPVKDVCFPLRPGCRGLARAPDRQSDPLTCSSLGGDDSLDVFPEDSVRPHSALQNSSEFCTEAVRPGFLGSRPPEGSLDGGSPLFRASRNSGKNIPLPQTVEGTLPTNRSPGRGRLEENSPTWSLLQSPSPLAAALAAEKPGGCDTPSVTHNRPDSPLIKNTQCEGLRFIDGSKHLSDSFQPACEGASTTEVDIDRLLATTQTILDRSDIGRRPHFANNHLDGDSQRNDRWSAPASGLNFTAQKQAAEGNLVHLQHGITALEELVDETERKIEGLGRCSRKSEDDSGFSFSTEHPHSLERVLHRDAEALSRSAGEVAQYPPTNGLRLDECLEARGLLPESPSCRTRHLQISSLRPSAREAGFQRRVKADVGRESEGKLTLASLAEHDEQAPDRDTSPGQLLSLRAGGGPARLSRPVSGLRTTTSGCGVFQTVNFEPANAYLGKAGSALGLPGAAYCPGEWLQRAERPFSIRFGAGGDASNCSTSSSVRSPHFCASGEHLLGQEPVLRTHPQRLRPSRKQVSSAHSSFSCQPPLSPGRVLRDAARIDAASEKTRPFRSAVSQRERWIRKSQHGLPRCAAAHTGSVSLGTAACFDPPIRQHTPVSHAEERPTPASLQCRLPPSEASSARGGLGQREMSAIVAGRGRDFIRRSSASSDSAAVLDSTQQAEPELQARSPHDRCSQSARLNALFACDPARPLSESTRHAQRRPGRNGSTHWDADLRRARDAPLLKKSCNSMYLRHSAVADWTDTLSAASAIPPDGPWQPLATPLEGKSEPIQCPPVAGGMPARSAEDLDLRAFNRNAHIAGSHPMQSPVWSRPCPPPAAERVNTHFEPCCSKVSAELRTQGQRADALPALGGEVVFARGPSCCCGSAEEPRECLLKRDRAVQSSPELLSAAARWPPATAVSSCASDGLRHAAARKRAAEYCETGSSPVARPCTERQRSGDIDSFLNCDQSEKPQGNSAQRSTLPYFAAPSKTGDLGSSQRGPVVCETACSPLHTEQSAPSQPGSEKRVRLLSRSSGETSPADLGSATSSGEIHYGSQKPGHARQRSSRASHGGATDVATGTSPVRRRDVSAGGSPRDSSSDTSNRAAGLEDRSPAASGPLQRVRGDAFALPSVDASSEEDIGLAQVSPEDSGRPCPLAQPGGLDLADLCQQDVLRDLLCSEGSKLETTVLPTTQDVPHGAASSQGAADSRNACKHIILTLNEALQKIGGLRQAAAKPALPHDPQRLSREEGIENALSTVSSWLESPCALGSRAQHHRLANPRGRPRPAAQVTESSISRHHLSLELKEVQEMLLRLMEPDIETPPTKKTREKPGLPSDDAPFSPPTPGCGESEGLESTHLCRCRSAGPPAEALPASRACLQRRRTDAMSRPALPLAEDSLATGRHSLSIFESRVRGRRASIGGASPSSMRSQPHPHATRFQTLPLARASTSALGERRAEARAHGAGATGRNERSSSLRRARSLPPVAASHKARRQTSPEGPPQAARRPLPASGHASAPVQLSQAQQRSLKPADLPRTAPLHPGRSGVCGRVWRRLSSNDPTRQPPDCSVSTASTASEPVEAALWAAKSRRAGEKRKTERASLRTDECLLYCSRAPPQRAPSSLEVERQSDIPWPSRSEGKEGWGGGAEASVGGARVARRDQRGPSSSPKRGLRRRASGHRGRNEDWCLPGETASASDRLKPLPVTSRRSQLQLPPGQHAKSAPTGSVAPPASRPHRLLAAADLHPLPSSRRACPGARRALRQSLSCSARPGPRDPLCPHQGLVALQTPLPRGSSAQRWGRPASCGLPDSRTSPGRRHRLGEGTPPSLVRSAESLRGERQTPAAVEASLTRQTPNRAARERRSHSQQRTRAPCPGRQDPMDALSQRRPPEASTKSQRGVMPSQSRQRSFARVSQESERAALRASECAQRAPGVQIQLSTERACMEANERTAASRSLHTACQTSPLPQRDSGGKHAQAKPSGLPALEASAGGREGMAREGDPSSVEEGAAFCGSRDAYLSSAAGTHSSPFWQACEDGNPTGTAGPKQQAPPPHSRLLHVSPQCRSCVKTAEASADRKQPCAPENPAPGTDGLETRLERSAKDRLLDPKPCAFPVRSMRARVHASVKHRKSEEAAASLLPKGEQAEIWDDSSSLPGSASDSPARVACELLSQQEKEAREPAPRTHRQPPSSRNRRGASWTSSESPGRADESLFAWGRSGETRRAASACESDDRLGRSAASAFDSCACCGSTCSNAAADQASCQIERAAGSLSHSPQSAGGVQRIAEDSELEMQANECCLADPFLEGSRDQKFAKDRDGDTTTWEATTHSTDSVLEVDMRGALTPTKQRCARRQQDFADYLARRYGECRGAVAAESPFSSFGGSATPSCFQTLPTSRCCTRKLERGQPLGVFEVRCCGSPFSPLTEKSRSAQAVAKAFGCASNRAVILNALQHACLAGEVNRRRRERLIACFNEEWTERRVFIILLKGPGDRHELRALYALDARRGLVKVAQVSPAPSFLEDGMIEQVFRYDCATRRFRLVEGARTLSPLTAAVTLKRNLQPASVSQTAVHV